The sequence GTATACACCGTACATGTGGAGTATACCAACTGCAACGGGAACACACAACGCGCCGTGCGGAGCCTCACCCTGCTGAGGTAGGGACATGCGTAGATGGCAGAGCCTGGCCATTTTTTGCTGCAAGCAGATACCAAAATCGTCGTATCTTTGCCGTTCACATTTACTGGACGTATGCAAACTGTTGTTTCATCTATCGATCATATTGCCCAGCTGCTGGGCAGCCGCGCCGAGGAGCTGCTGAGCTACAAGGCCGTGTATGGCAAGGAACACCTGCACCTGCCCGGCCCCGGCCATCTGGACGCGAATTTCGCCCTGAGCGACCGGCCCCAGCCGGTTATAAACAACCTGAACCGGCTATACAACACCGGCCGCCTGGCAGGCACCGGCTACCTCAGCATCTTCCCCGTAGACCAGGGGATAGAGCACAGCGCCGCAGCCAGCTTTGCCCCAAACCCTATCTATTTCGACCCTGAAAACATTGTAAAACTGGCCCTGGAGGCAGGCTGCAATGGCGTAGCCTCTACCTATGGCGTACTGGCCAGCGTTGCCCGGAAGTATGCGCACAAAATCCCCTTTGTGGTGAAGATAAACCACAACGAGATGCTGACCTACCCCAATAAATTTGACCAGATCCTGTACGGAACCGTAGAGGATGCCTACAACATGGGGGCAGCGGCCATAGGGGCCACCATCTACTTTGGCAGCGAGGAAGCCACTCGCCAGATTAGCGAGATTGCCAGTGCCTTTGCCTACGCACACGAGCTGGGCCTGGGCACCATCCTGTGGTGCTACCTGCGAAATAGCGATTTCAAAAAAGACGGGGTAGACTACCATGTGAGCGCCGACCTGACTGGCCAGGCCAACCACATAGGCGTAACCATCAAGGCCGACATCATCAAGCAAAAGCTGCCCGAAAATAACGGAGGCTATACTGCCCTCAACTTCGGCAAGACCCACAAAAAGGTGTATACCGACCTGAGCGGCCCCCACCCCATAGACCTGGCCCGCTATCAGGTGCTAAACTGCTATGCAGGCAAGATCAGCCTGATTAACAGTGGCGGCGCCAGCGGCGGTGCCAGCGACCTGGCCGATGCGGTGGCTACTGCCGTGATAAACAAGCGCGCTGGTGGGGCCGGCCTCATCCTGGGGCGCAAGGCTTTTCAGCGTCCGTTTGAAGAGGGCGTAAAGCTCATCCAGACTGTGCAAGACGTGTACCTGAGCAAGGAAATTACCATTGCCTAGGCACAGGCCACGCCGTTTGCCCCAGCACGGGGCTTGCAGCCCCCACATTTATTCCCGACCTTGGGCTTAACTAAGTAGTGTATGAGTTGGCTAAAGCGAGAGAAAGAGGGTATCCTGACCTCCACCGCTCAAAAAATAGAGGCCCCCGATGGCCTGTGGACCAAGTGTCCGAACTGCAAGAACCCCACGCACATCAAGGAGCTGCGTGAGAATCTGCACGTGTGCCCGGCCTGCCACTACCACTACAAGGTAGGCAGCAAGGAATACTTCGAGATCTTCTTTGACAAGGGGAAGTACACCGAGCTGGATGCCGACCTGCAGAGTGCAAATCCCCTGAACTTCAAGGACACAAAGGACTACCCCGACCGCATACGCGCTACGCAGAAGCAAACCGGCCTGAAGGATGCCCTCCGATCGGCCCATGGCAAAATGGATGGACGGACGGTGGTGATAGCCTGCATGGACTTCGCCTTCATAGGCGGCAGCATGGGCAGCGTGGTAGGCGAGAAGATAGCCCGGGCCATAGTGAAGGCCATGGAGCTGGAGGCTCCCTTTATCATGATCAGCAAAAGTGGCGGAGCCCGCATGATGGAGGGTGCCCTTAGCCTGATGCAGATGGCCAAAACCAGCGCCCGCCTGGCCCAGCTGGCACAGAGGGGGCTACCCTACATCAGCCTGCTAACGGACCCCACCACTGGCGGCGTTACGGCCAGCTATGCCATGCTAGGCGACTTCAACGTAGCCGAGCCCGGTGCCCTTATCGGCTTTGCCGGCCCCCGCGTTATCCGCGAAACCATTGGCAGAGACCTGCCAGAGGGCTTCCAGAGTAGTGAGTTTTTGCAGGAAAAAGGGTTTGTAGACTTCATCGTGCACCGCCATGAGCTGAAAAACAAGCTGGGCGAACTGCTGATGCTGCTGGGTAAGTAGGCGGAAGCGGCTCATTCAGATTCTGAAGTAAGAACGGTGCGTCTCTTCTCTCACCCCATCCTGTGCAACTACTACCTCACCTACCGCTGCAATGCCTGCTGTAGCTTTTGCGATATATGGGAGCGCCCCAGCCCCTATGTAGGCCTGGAGCAGGTAGAGGCCAACCTGCGCGACCTGAAGCGCCTGGGGGTGCGGGTTATTGACTTTACGGGCGGCGAGCCACTGCTGCACCGCCAGCTGCCCCACTTCCTCCGGCTGGCCAGAGAGATGGGCTTTATCACCACCGTTACCACCAACGGGCTGCTGTACCCCCGGCAGGCCGAGGCCCTCCGTGGGCTGATAGATATGCTGCACCTGAGCCTGGATAGCATAGACCGAGATACCCACGACACTGGCCGAGGGGTGGCCTGCTACGACTTTGTACTGCGTAGCCTGGACCTGGCCCGACAGCTGGGCGAAAGGCCGGATGTACTGTTCACCGTAACGGAGCACAACCTGCACGAAATAGAGGCTGTATACCAGCAGATAACCCAGCCCCGGGGCCTGATGCTGATCCTGAACCCGCTCTTTGCCTACCCCCGCTTCGACGATCCGGCGCGTGGGGTGGGGGGGTACCACGCTGCCACGGCTACCCAGGCCTTTGCCCATATGCGCAGCTGGGGAAAAAAGCCGGGTGTGTACCTGAACGAGGCCTTCCTGGGCCTGAGGGAGGCCGGCGGAAACCAAACCCGGAACCCGGTGTGCGTGGCTGCCAGCAGCACGGTGGTTATCAGCCCCGAGGATAAACTGCTGCTACCCTGCTATCACCTGGGCCTGGAGGCCTTCCCTATCCAGGGCCAGCTGTACCAGCTGTGGCACCAGCCCCAGGTAGCTGCGGCCCGCCAGCTGGAGGGCCGCCTGCCGCAGTGCCAAGGTTGCACCATCAACTGCTATATGCAGCCTAGCTTTGCCTACCAGACCAACCGCTACTTCTGGCAGGCACTGCCCAGCACCCTGCGCTACACCCTGGAAAAATTTATCTATACCTAGGCCCGTGGATGCCTACAGATCTGGGCAAAAGAGTGTGGCCGGGGCGCGGCTGGCAGCAGCCCGCGCATTATATTTGTGCCCGAAAAAACTACATCCACCTTATGGGAAGAGCCTTTGAATACCGTAGAGCTGCCAAGGAGAGGCGATGGGCTACCATGTCTCGCGTATTCCCCAAGCTGAGTAAGGCCATCACCTTTGCTGCCAAAAGCGGAGGGGCCGATCCGGAGCTGAATGCCCCCTTGCGCATGGCTATCCAGAATGCCAAGAATGCCAACATGCCCAAGGACAACATCGAGGCCGCCATCCGGCGTGCCACCGATCAGGACCAGAGCGGGCTGGACAACATCCGCTACGAGGGCTATGGCCCACATGGCATCGCCATCATTGTAGAAACTACCACCGATAACCCGAACCGAACCGTGGCCAACCTCCGCACCATTTTTGGCCGCGCGGGTGGCAGCCTCGGCGTATCCAACTCTGTGGCCTTTCAGTTCTCCCACCTGGGGGTATTCCGCATACCCGCAGCCGGCCAGGACCTGGACGAGCTGCAGCTACAGCTGATAGACTATGGCCTGGAGGAGCTGATGGAGGAGGAAACAGAAGATGGGGGGGCCGAGCTGGTGATCCTCACGCCTTTCGAGGCTTTTGGCCAAATGCAAAAGGGCCTGGAGGGCTTGGGTATCGAGATCCTGAAGGCAGAGATACAGTGGTTTCCGAACGTAACCACAGAGCTGACCGAGGCGCAACAGGCCGACATTGATAAGCTGGTGGACAAACTGCAGGACGACGACGACGTACAGGACGTATACACCAGCCTGGCCCCCTAGTGGGGGCGTATGCCTGCACCCGCACGGGCGCATTGCCGTGCGTTAACGAAAGCGCTTGAAGCCGATAGCCGCACGCTGCCTGTCTGGTGCCGTCAGGGTACTGAATTCCTGCACATCGGCTAGTTCCAGCTCTTTTAGCATCTCGCGGGTGCGTTGCTTGGGGTTCATCTTGGCCAGGCGTAGATGCTGGTTTTTTACTGCCTGGTCTACAATCTTGCGTACCGAACGTGCATTGCCAAAGTATTTGTCCCTTCCGTTCACCAGTTCATCCATATAGCGCTCCAGGTGGGCGTGTGCCTCTGGTGTGGGGGTTACGCCCTCTTTGCTAAACATGCTGAGGGCAATCTGCATCAGGTCTTCCAGTCGGTAGTCTTCAAAGCTGAAGGTCTTGTCGAAGCGGCTGCGCAGGCCTGGGTTCGAGTTCAGGAAGCTGTCCATATTCTCTGGGTACCCGGCGGCTATCACCACAAACTCTCCGCGTTGGTCTTCCATCCGTTTCAGCAGGGTGGCAATGGCCTCATTGCCGTAGCTATCATGGGGCCCCTGCTGCAGGGTATAGGCCTCGTCTATAAACAGCACACCCCCAATGGCTTCGTCTATTACGCGCGTGGTGAGCTGGGCTGTTTGGCCCAGGTATCCGGCTACCAGCTTCTGGCGGTCTACCTCTACCAGGTGGCCCCGCTCCAGTATGCCCAGGTGTTTATATATGTTGGCCATCAGGCGCGCCACAGTAGTTTTGCCCGTGCCGGGGTTTCCCACAAAGATGGTGTGCAGGTTAAATTCGTCTCGTACGTTCTTGCCAATCTCTTTGTAGAATCGCACCAGTTGCACCATTTCAGCTATTTCATTCTTGATAACCTCCAGGCCAATCAGGTTTCCCAGCTCGTGCAGGTTGTGCCGCAGGGGCTCTTCATCCACCGGTATGTCCACCCACTTGTGGCCACTTTGCCGAAAGATCTTTTGAACGTCTTCCAGCCTTACGGTGCTCAGTTCTTCGGCACTCAGGCTCTCCAGCTGCTGGTTGCCCATCAGGCGCAGGCCCATGTTTACCTTGGCAACCTCTATCAGGCTGTTCACTAGCCGGGCATTGCCAAAGGTGCGGTCGCGTGCTCGGTACTTTCGCACCAGCTCATCATACAGGCATTCGCGGGCATCAGCTGTTAGCGCGATGCCGCGCTTTATGGCCGTGTATTCGCTGATCAGAATTAGCTCTTGTGGGGTATAGTCCGGAAAGTTGAAGACGTGGGTGAAACGGCTGCGCAGCCCGGGGTTGCTGTCCAAAAAATTTTGCATCTCCTCGGGGTATCCGGCTACTATAACGGCGATGTTGCCCTCCCCGTCGCTCATCTCTTTCAGCAGGATCTCGATTACCTCTCGGCCAAAGTCTTTGGCATCGTCAGATTTACGGGCCAGGCTATAGGCCTCGTCTATAAACAGGATGCCCCCCTTGGCTTTGGTTATGGCCTCTTTTACTTTTGGCGCTGTTTGGCCAATGTACTCGCCCACCAGGTGGCTGCGGTCCACCTCATACACATGGCCGCGCGTTAGCAGGCCCATGTTTTTGTATATACGCCCCATCATCTGTGCTACAGATGTTTTTCCGGTACCGGGGTTTCCTACAAACACGGAGTGGAGGCTGGGTTTTTCGTTTCCTTCCAAGCCCTTTTTATTTCGTA comes from Bacteroidota bacterium and encodes:
- a CDS encoding class I fructose-bisphosphate aldolase — its product is MQTVVSSIDHIAQLLGSRAEELLSYKAVYGKEHLHLPGPGHLDANFALSDRPQPVINNLNRLYNTGRLAGTGYLSIFPVDQGIEHSAAASFAPNPIYFDPENIVKLALEAGCNGVASTYGVLASVARKYAHKIPFVVKINHNEMLTYPNKFDQILYGTVEDAYNMGAAAIGATIYFGSEEATRQISEIASAFAYAHELGLGTILWCYLRNSDFKKDGVDYHVSADLTGQANHIGVTIKADIIKQKLPENNGGYTALNFGKTHKKVYTDLSGPHPIDLARYQVLNCYAGKISLINSGGASGGASDLADAVATAVINKRAGGAGLILGRKAFQRPFEEGVKLIQTVQDVYLSKEITIA
- the accD gene encoding acetyl-CoA carboxylase, carboxyltransferase subunit beta, giving the protein MSWLKREKEGILTSTAQKIEAPDGLWTKCPNCKNPTHIKELRENLHVCPACHYHYKVGSKEYFEIFFDKGKYTELDADLQSANPLNFKDTKDYPDRIRATQKQTGLKDALRSAHGKMDGRTVVIACMDFAFIGGSMGSVVGEKIARAIVKAMELEAPFIMISKSGGARMMEGALSLMQMAKTSARLAQLAQRGLPYISLLTDPTTGGVTASYAMLGDFNVAEPGALIGFAGPRVIRETIGRDLPEGFQSSEFLQEKGFVDFIVHRHELKNKLGELLMLLGK
- a CDS encoding radical SAM protein, with product MRLFSHPILCNYYLTYRCNACCSFCDIWERPSPYVGLEQVEANLRDLKRLGVRVIDFTGGEPLLHRQLPHFLRLAREMGFITTVTTNGLLYPRQAEALRGLIDMLHLSLDSIDRDTHDTGRGVACYDFVLRSLDLARQLGERPDVLFTVTEHNLHEIEAVYQQITQPRGLMLILNPLFAYPRFDDPARGVGGYHAATATQAFAHMRSWGKKPGVYLNEAFLGLREAGGNQTRNPVCVAASSTVVISPEDKLLLPCYHLGLEAFPIQGQLYQLWHQPQVAAARQLEGRLPQCQGCTINCYMQPSFAYQTNRYFWQALPSTLRYTLEKFIYT
- a CDS encoding YebC/PmpR family DNA-binding transcriptional regulator, which codes for MGRAFEYRRAAKERRWATMSRVFPKLSKAITFAAKSGGADPELNAPLRMAIQNAKNANMPKDNIEAAIRRATDQDQSGLDNIRYEGYGPHGIAIIVETTTDNPNRTVANLRTIFGRAGGSLGVSNSVAFQFSHLGVFRIPAAGQDLDELQLQLIDYGLEELMEEETEDGGAELVILTPFEAFGQMQKGLEGLGIEILKAEIQWFPNVTTELTEAQQADIDKLVDKLQDDDDVQDVYTSLAP
- a CDS encoding AAA family ATPase; the protein is MQKPDGFKPFKFRDLKVYASKENLVDDKKKYRQVFEKSEVSFVYAEFSFYNKLFDEEAWPIHCQLKAFELSGRQICNIDVKQTIDTQENIVYIRQGWGVDKVGGFWSEGTYYWEAWIDGEKIDTSTYFYIVDKGRVTLEENPFFRITSLKLYEADQDDCPRENRTYYKVFDKNATRFVWVEFEAENLLFGDQGSWPCELLFNFYSDTGQLKGYNHELIMVNGLMPLIHTSAGWGSKRAGSWYADDYKLEVVFMDRVIAVLPFSAGEAFEEAGDQFFYLPGSQATLLAIHPEEVQDERNPVEALDDLIGLENIKTMVKEYITYLNFLSIRNKKGLEGNEKPSLHSVFVGNPGTGKTSVAQMMGRIYKNMGLLTRGHVYEVDRSHLVGEYIGQTAPKVKEAITKAKGGILFIDEAYSLARKSDDAKDFGREVIEILLKEMSDGEGNIAVIVAGYPEEMQNFLDSNPGLRSRFTHVFNFPDYTPQELILISEYTAIKRGIALTADARECLYDELVRKYRARDRTFGNARLVNSLIEVAKVNMGLRLMGNQQLESLSAEELSTVRLEDVQKIFRQSGHKWVDIPVDEEPLRHNLHELGNLIGLEVIKNEIAEMVQLVRFYKEIGKNVRDEFNLHTIFVGNPGTGKTTVARLMANIYKHLGILERGHLVEVDRQKLVAGYLGQTAQLTTRVIDEAIGGVLFIDEAYTLQQGPHDSYGNEAIATLLKRMEDQRGEFVVIAAGYPENMDSFLNSNPGLRSRFDKTFSFEDYRLEDLMQIALSMFSKEGVTPTPEAHAHLERYMDELVNGRDKYFGNARSVRKIVDQAVKNQHLRLAKMNPKQRTREMLKELELADVQEFSTLTAPDRQRAAIGFKRFR